One genomic segment of Acanthochromis polyacanthus isolate Apoly-LR-REF ecotype Palm Island chromosome 9, KAUST_Apoly_ChrSc, whole genome shotgun sequence includes these proteins:
- the uck2b gene encoding uridine-cytidine kinase 2-B — translation MAGDSETHLRDRSENTDIIRQPFLIGVSGGTASGKSSVCEKIMELLGQNKIDHHQRQVAILSQDSFYKVLTPEQKAKALKGQFNFDHPDAFDSELILQTLRQILQGKTVQIPVYDFVTHSRKDEFITVYPADVVLFEGILMFYSQEIRDLFQMKLFVDTDPDTRLSRRVLRDISERGRELEQVLAQYITFVKPAFEEFCLPTKKYADVIIPRGADNLVAINLIVQHIQDILNGGLNKRHNGCVNGHSTPRQRRTSESSSRPH, via the exons ATGGCCGGGGACAGCGAGACACATCTAAGGGACCGCAGCGAGAACACCGACATTATTCGCCAACCTTTCCTCATCGGTGTCTCCGGAGGCACCGCCAGCGGCAAG TCGTCTGTATGTGAGAAGATCATGGAGCTGCTGGGGCAGAACAAGATCGACCACCACCAACGGCAGGTGGCGATCCTCAGCCAGGACAGCTTCTACAAGGTGCTGACTCCAGAGCAGAAAGCCAAGGCGCTAAAGGGCCAgttcaattttgatcatccag ATGCCTTCGACAGTGAGCTGATCTTGCAGACGCTCAGGCAGATACTGCAGGGGAAGACTGTTCAGATCCCAGTTTACGACTTTGTCACTCATTCCAG GAAAGACGAGTTTATTACGGTGTATCCGGCTGATGTGGTGCTGTTTGAGGGAATCCTCATGTTCTACTCACAGGAAATCAGAGATCTGTTCCAGATGAAGCTGTTTGTTGACACAGATCCAGACACACGGCTGTCACGTCGAG TTCTAAGAGACATCAGTGAGCGTGGCAGAGAGCTGGAGCAGGTGTTGGCTCAGTACATCACTTTTGTGAAACCGGCCTTTGAAGAGTTCTGTTTACCA ACAAAGAAATATGCAGATGTGATTATTCCACGTGGAGCAGATAACCTTG TGGCCATCAACTTGATAGTACAGCACATCCAAGACATTCTCAACGGAGGACTAAACAAGCGTCACAACGGCTGCGTGAACGGCCACAGTACCCCACGGCAGCGACGGACCTCCGAGTCAAGCAGCCGGCCTCATTGA
- the czib gene encoding CXXC motif containing zinc binding protein isoform X2 — MVKFGLQFKATLENVTKLKCGNCGEIPDKWQYITLVESVPLKGGRGSASMVQKCKLCARENSIDILGDTITPYNAEDNESFKTMVQFECRGLEPVDFQPQAGFAAEGAESGTQFPEINLLEKDWTDYDEKAKESVGIYEVTHQFIKC; from the exons ATGGTG AAGTTTGGGCTTCAATTTAAAGCCACCTTGGAGAATGTCACCAAG CTAAAGTGTGGAAACTGTGGCGAGATCCCAGATAAATGGCAGTATATAACCCTAGTG GAAAGTGTGCCTTTAAAAGGAGGGAGAGGCAGTGCCAGCATGGTGCAGAAGTGTAAACTATGCGCCAGGGAAAATTCAATTG ATATCCTGGGAGACACAATCACACCATATAAT GCCGAGGACAACGAGAGCTTTAAGACAATGGTGCAGTTTGAGTGTCGAGGTCTGGAGCCTGTTGACTTCCAACCACAA GCTGGCTTTGCTGCAGAAGGAGCAGAATCTGGGACACAGTTTCCTGAAATCAACTTACTAGAAAAG GACTGGACGGACTACGATGAGAAAGCCAAGGAGTCGGTGGGAATATATGAGGTCACACACCAGTTCATCAAGTGCTGA
- the czib gene encoding CXXC motif containing zinc binding protein isoform X1 yields the protein MVKFGLQFKATLENVTKVRPLGDDFRWFLKLKCGNCGEIPDKWQYITLVESVPLKGGRGSASMVQKCKLCARENSIDILGDTITPYNAEDNESFKTMVQFECRGLEPVDFQPQAGFAAEGAESGTQFPEINLLEKDWTDYDEKAKESVGIYEVTHQFIKC from the exons ATGGTG AAGTTTGGGCTTCAATTTAAAGCCACCTTGGAGAATGTCACCAAGGTGAGGCCGCTGGGCGACGATTTCCGCTGGTTTCTGAAG CTAAAGTGTGGAAACTGTGGCGAGATCCCAGATAAATGGCAGTATATAACCCTAGTG GAAAGTGTGCCTTTAAAAGGAGGGAGAGGCAGTGCCAGCATGGTGCAGAAGTGTAAACTATGCGCCAGGGAAAATTCAATTG ATATCCTGGGAGACACAATCACACCATATAAT GCCGAGGACAACGAGAGCTTTAAGACAATGGTGCAGTTTGAGTGTCGAGGTCTGGAGCCTGTTGACTTCCAACCACAA GCTGGCTTTGCTGCAGAAGGAGCAGAATCTGGGACACAGTTTCCTGAAATCAACTTACTAGAAAAG GACTGGACGGACTACGATGAGAAAGCCAAGGAGTCGGTGGGAATATATGAGGTCACACACCAGTTCATCAAGTGCTGA